One window of Lemur catta isolate mLemCat1 chromosome 3, mLemCat1.pri, whole genome shotgun sequence genomic DNA carries:
- the GADD45A gene encoding growth arrest and DNA damage-inducible protein GADD45 alpha, with protein MTLEEFSAGEQKTERMDKVGDALEEVLSKALSQRTITVGVYEAAKLLNVDPDNVVLCLLAADEDDDRDVALQIHFTLIQAFCCENDINILRVSNPGRLAELLLLETDASPAASEGAAQPPDLHCVLVTNPHSSQWKDPALSQLICFCRESRYMDQWVPVINLPER; from the exons ATGACTTTGGAAGAATTCTCGGCTGGAGAGCAGAAGACCGAAAG GATGGATAAGGTGGGGGATGCCCTGGAGGAAGTGCTCAGCAAAGCCCTGAGTCAGCGCACTATCACCGTCGGGGTGTACGAGGCGGCCAAGCTGCTCAATGT CGACCCCGATAACGTGGTGCTGTGCCTGCTGGCGGCGGACGAGGACGACGACAGGGATGTGGCTCTGCAGATCCACTTCACCCTGATCCAGGCATTCTGCTGCGAGAACGACATCAACATCCTGCGCGTCAGCAACCCGGGCCGGCTGGCCGAGCTCCTGCTCCTGGAGACCGACGCGAGCCCGGCGGCGAGCGAGGGCGCCGCGCAGCCCCCGGACCTGCACTGCGTGCTGGTGACG AATCCACATTCGTCGCAATGGAAGGATCCTGCCTTAAGTCAACTGATTTGTTTTTGCCGGGAAAGCCGCTACATGGATCAGTGGGTTCCAGTGATTAACCTCCCTGAACGGTGA